The stretch of DNA aaaatattaagctgaaaGGACaaatacagacaaacaaacagatatTGTGCAATGATACTGACAGATGTTGCGCGGCACCTCAGTTATTTAAAGGAGTATTACTCAACTCAGACaccaaataaaaaacaataaaaataaaataaaagtcgtGTTGACAGTTCTGTAAGATGAACAGACTTAAAGTAATGTTGTCACTCTGTACAAATGACATGCACACTTGATCTTGGCGTTTATGAGAGCTTTTCAGTCGGATCTTTTGATACTTTTCACAAAAATGATTCGAATGGTCCGGTTCACGAAGTGACTCACTGACTCATCGATCCAGTGTTATGGGAAATGGGAAAGTAACAGCAACCTAACTGATTCATGGAATGTGAAATACAAAGGGGCAAAAAGTTTTGAGACactattaacattaattatttattgttttgtttgtttgttttatatttgtgatGAAAATCAACATCGtaatatcaaatgttttttttatacctTTTTTCCAGTTGCACTAATGGCTCTCCAAACCCCCCTGAGTGTCATCCAGACCTGGAGAATGATGCATATACAAAGTGCAGTGaactttttgaagatgctttcAAAGAGTGCCACTGGTTTGTTCCACCACAGATTTATGTCAGCAGCTGTGTTTCTGATTACTGTATTTCCAAGGGTGACAAAGCTCAGCTCTGCACCTCTTTGGAGGACTATGTGTCTGCTTGTGAAATAGCTGAGGTCCTTCTGCCAGACTGGAGGAATCACACCTTGTGTTGTAAgtgattggtaaaaaaaaaaaagatcataaatATTCTAACTTCGAATAATTAATTGAttgttttcttatgttttttcgTATATTAGttgaaaaaaaacaactatataAACTTGTTTCTGTTTCCATACAGTTGCTGATCCACTGCCAACAGATGACCCCAAACCAAGTCCATCTTCAGCAAGTAAGCACTAtttcttctatctatctatccttcttcttttttctatattaatttgaattattttgtcaTCACACAGGTTGCCCATGGAGCTGTAACTTTGAGCAGGATGAATGTGGGTGGGAACAACTTATCCAAGACAGTTTTGATTGGACCAGATGGTCAGGGTCAACGCCAACAAACTTCACTGGGCCAGCCGGTGACCACACCACAGGAAGTAGGTTTTCTGTACAAATTGGTTTATACAAGCTAAAGTACTCTATGGGATTCTGGTGACATtggggaaaacaaaaaaaaacaaaaaaatacctgGCTTGACTGCCCTGTTCACCTCTCTGCCTCTCTGACTGTTTTATATAGGTGGCTATTACATGTATATAGAGGGGGATAGTGTGGTTCATGGCGACTCAGCCCGAATAATGACCCCCGTCTGCCACACAACTGGCAAGCAGTGTTTGAGCTTCTGGTTTCACATGTATGGCTTGGCAAATGCTATGTTACTCAACCTCTACATATTTGAGAACGGTCGTGTCTTCAAAATATGGTCTAGAACTAACAACCAGGGCAACAGTTGGTACCAAGGCCAGGTTGAAATCCAACCACAACAGTCATTCCAGGTATGTTATTCTATGTGCACAACCCAAGAAGTGTGCGTTAATGTCATTGAATTCAGAGGACAAAAGATGACGTGCTCTAGGCAGATATGTTAAATATGATGAGTGATTGTTTGTTGTTTCAGATCATCATTGAAGGCATCAGGGGCTCAAATCCTCGCTCAGATGTGTCCATAGATGATGTGTCCATAATGCATGGTGCATGTGTCCGTAAGTGTTACAGACTGATCTGTAAAAACAGTTTGAAGCTTTTCTGTGACATGactattttcagtgtttttatttttattttttagctttgcTACTTCAGATTCTACTTCAGAAATGTTGTTAACTggatatattttgatatttttatataattttttagtaTATTTCAATTATATGATTAAAACAAGCTCCAATTAattttatctcaaaatatttgTCTGCAGAAGATTTGGACTCGACCACTCTTGCACCCCATCCATCTACTCCAAACTTACATGACCCCCATCCAAGTAAGACTtccaataataatattgtaaaacgTAAAAGTGATGTAAAACACTGTTTGTGACCCAATTTATTTTCGTCTGTTGTTTTATTAAGTAAGATATTCAGAGATTATTCATAGGTAATTGTTCCTGTACATGTTTTTGTAGTTTGAACTGCAGAGAACATGAGTTTGATTCTTATGGAATGCATTAACTGATCACATGTTCAGTATACCTTCAATGCAATTAAACATAAAGTGTCttgtgaatataaatgtaaagtttatGGATTGTGAAAAGGGAGGGttacataaaaacattacaaaattaaaattaacatgGATTTGTGAGATATCAGATATCATGGTTAACTGCTTGGCATGATGATTATATGGTTGCCATGTTTTGTCAGATTGCAGAATGAACTGTGATTTTGAAAGCGACATTTGCAGTTGGACTCAACCAGTGACTGATGTTTTTGATTGGACAAGACACAAAGGCTCCACCCCCACATCAATGACTGGTCCCTCCTCTGACCACACAACAGGAAGTaggttaatttaaaatattattttacatattggtTTTTGGCATACATTTTTTGACCCGTTTTCCTAATCAAATGTCTCCTTTTCCTGGTCAAGGTGGGTTTTACATGTACATTGAGGGTGACAGTGCCGTCCATGGCGACACGGCCCGTCTCCTCAGTGCAGAATGTGCTGATCCTCAACCTCAGTGTCTTCAGTTCTGGTATCACATGTATGGCTCCAGCTGGACCATAGGACTGAGTGTCTACCTGCTGCAATATGGCAATGTGGCTAAAGAGGTGTGGAGAATGAGAGAAGACCAAGGAAACATGTGGCATCTTGCACGGGTGGACCTGAGACCAGATGTTAAGTTCCAGGTCAGTGAATCTTCTTGGAATGCTTTATATGTTAAATGAGATGCAATACACTATAACTAGAAATATCTCAGCACTGACATTTAGGAGACTGTTATTGAGATAAAAATCTGTTATTGTTCTATCAGGTGATCTTTGAGGGGCGTAGAGGAAGCTCAGCCCGGTCAGATGTTGCCATTGATGATGTCTCACTGCACAGAGGAGCCTGTAGCGGTATGTTTCTATTCTGTAGCGGCACTTAGTAAAAACATGAAGATTAAATAAAAACCAACTCACTCAGTAGAACAACGACATCATTTTGCAAAAGGGTTCTTAACTTTGTGTAAATAGTTGTAAATGTCTTTCAGATTTACCAAACCAGGCAGCTCCATCTTCAGTTCCATTGCCACCAGCTGCAATAATGCCACAACTTGCACCCATCCAAACTGCAGAAATACCAAACACCTCAGCTTGTAAGCTCACTATCCACAATTGTAGAGTGATCACATTTTGTAATGATTGATGATGCCAAAAATTAACACTCCTTGAAATCTCTGAATCTTCCTTCATATGTAATTCAGTTATAAATGAATGAACTTTGCTTCTTTCCTCCAGCTTGTAGCATCGACTGTGATTTTGAAAAAGACATTTGTGCTTGGACTCAGTTGGCGACTGACGTTTTTGATTGGACAAGAAATGGAGGCTCCACCCCCACATCAATGACTGGTCCCTCCTCTGACCACACAACAGGAAGTAGGTCTTGATTTCTAGATCTTCGGGTCATTCTACCATTTTAACATCAAAATCATAACATGAATTATTTTGcatcaataaattaataattgttttaacaACTTCTGTTCCAGGTGGGTTTTACATGTACATTGAGGGTGACAGTGCTGTCCATGGCGACACGGCCCGTCTTCTCAGTGCAGAATGTGCTGATCCTCAACCTCAGTGTCTTCAGTTCTGGTATCACATGTATGGCTCCAGCTGGACCATGGGACTGAGCATCTACCTTCTGCAATATGGCAATGTGGCTAAAGAGGTGTGGAGAATGAGAGAAGACCAAGGAAACATGTGGCATCTTGCACGGGTGGACCTGAGACCAGATGTTAAGTTCCAGGTCAGTATATTTTAGAATGCTTTAAATTTTAAACACTAATCTATAACTTAGAATGTTTGAGCAGAGACATTTAAGAGGGAAAGGTAAATCTGTTATTGTTCTATCAGGTGATCTTTGAGGGGCGTAGAGGAAGCTCAGCCCGGTCAGATGTTGCCATTGATGACGTCTCACTGCACAGAGGAGCCTGTAGCGGTATGTTTCTACACTGCAGCAGAACTTAGTAAAAACATTCAGCTTTAAAATCAAGTCAACTTACTCAGCAAAATGACTACTATGTTTTGCTAAAAGTTTAACTTAATGGTTAAACAGTTGTAAATATCTTTCAGATTTACCAAACCAGGCAGCTCCATCTTCAGTTCCATTGCCACCAGCTGCAATAATGCCACAACCTGCACCCATCCAAACTGCAGAAATACCAAACACCTCAGCTTGTAAGCTCACTATCAAAACAACACAACGAGATGACATTCTGTAATGATTGATGATGCCATAAAATAACACTCACAATTAAATCTTCCTTTGTTTTCAGAAAGACACATGACAGCTCTTTGTCAAGTACCTGCTTATgtatttcaaatgtaaattaattaaatttacttatttttttctagCTTGTGGCATCAGCTGTGATTTTGAAAAAGACATTTGCACTTGGACTCAGTTGGCGACTGACGTTTTTGATTGGACAAGAAATGGAGGCTCCACCCCCACATCAATGACTGGTCCCTCCTCTGACCACACAACAGGAAGTAGGTCCTATCTTCTAGAGCTACAGCATAAAAATTAAAGCAATTTTTTTACATCACCAAATTAATAGTACTGTTGCACAAATTATATGACAATTTctttgttcaatatttttttttttccttttccaggTGGGTTTTACATGTACATTGAGGGTGACAGTGCTGTCCATGGCGACACGGCCCGTCTCCTCAGTGCAGAATGTGCTGATCCTCAACCTCAGTGTCTTCAGTTCTGGTATCACATGTATGGCTCCAGCTGGACCATGGGACTGAGTGTCTACCTGCTGCAATATGGCAATGTGGCTAAAGAGGTGTGGAGAATGAGAGAAGACCAAGGAAACATGTGGCATCTTGCACGGGTGGACCTGAGACCAGATGTTAAGTTCCAGGTCAGTGAATCTTCTTGGCATACTTTATATGTTAAATGAGATGCAATACACTATAACTAGAAATATCTCAGCACTGACATTTAGGAGACTGTTATTGAGATAAAAATCTGTCATTGTTCTATCAGGTGATCTTTGAGGGGCGTAGAGGAAGCTCAGCCCGGTCAGATGTTGCCATTGATGATGTCTCACTGCACAGAGGAGCCTGTAGCGGTATGTTTCTACTCTGCAGCGGCACTTAGTAAAAAcattaagattaaataaaaaccaACTCACTCAGTAGAACAACGACATCATTTTGCAAAAGGGTTCTTAACTTTGTGTAAATAGTTGTAAATGTCTTTCAGATTTACCAAACCAGGCAGCTCCATCTTCAGTTCCATTGCCACCAGCTGCAATAATGCCACAACTTGCACCCATCCAAACTGCAGAAATACCAAACACCTCAGCTTGTAAGCTCACTATCCACAATTGTAGAGTGATCACATTTTGTAATGATTGATGATGCCAAAAATTAACACTCCTGTTGAAATCTCTGAATCTTCCTTCATATGTAATTCAGTTATAAATGAATGAACTTTGCTTCTTTCCTCCAGCTTGTAGCATCGACTGTGATTTTGAAAAAGACATTTGCACTTGGACTCAGTTGGCGACTGACGTTTTTGATTGGACAAGAAATGGAGGCTCCACCCCCACATCAATGACTGGTCCCTCCTCTGACCACACAACAGGAAGTAGGTTTTGATTTCTAGATCTTCAGGTCATTCTACCATTTTAACATCAAAATCATTACATGAATTCTTTTGcatcaataaattaataattgttttaacaACTTCTGTTCCAGGTGGGTTTTACATGTACATTGAGGGTGACAGTGCTGTCCATGGCGACACGGCCCGTCTCCTCAGTGCAGAATGTGCTGATCCTCAACCTCAGTGTCTTCAGTTCTGGTATCACATGTATGGCTCCAGCTGGACCATGGGACTGAGTGTCTACCTGCTGCAATATGGAAATGTGGCTAAAGAGGTGTGGAGAATGAGAGAAGACCAAGGAAACATGTGGCATCTTGCACGGGTGGACCTGAGACCAGATGTTAAGTTCCAGGTCAGTGAATCTTCTTGGAATACTttgtgttaaattaaataaactacagTATGACTAGAACTATTTGGACAGGGACAATAAGGAGACATAGAAAATCTGTTTTTGTTCTATCAGGTGATCTTTGAGGGGCGTAGAGGAAGCTCAGCCCGGTCAGATGTTGCCATTGATGACGTCTCACTGCACAGAGGAGCCTGTAGCGGTATGTTTCTACACTGCAGCGGCACTTAGTAAAAAcattaagattaaataaaaaccaACTCACTCAGTAGAACAACGGCATCATTTTGCAAAAGGGTTCTTAACTTTGTGTAAATAGTTGTAAATATCTTTCAGATTTACCAAACCAGGCAGCTCCATCTTCAGTTCCATTGCCACCAGCTGCAATAATGCCACAACTTGCACCCATCCAAACTGCAGAAATACCAAACACCTCAGCTTGTAAGCTCACTATCCACAATTGTAGAGTGATCACATTTTGTAATTATTGATGATGCCAAAAATTAACACTCATGTTGAAATCTCTGAATCTTCCTTCATATGTAATTCAGTTATAAATGAATGAACTTTGCTTCTTTCCTCCAGCTTGTAGCATCGACTGTGATTTTGAAAAAGACATTTGCACTTGGACTCAGTTGGCGACTGACGTTTTTGATTGGACAAGAAATGGAGGCTCCACCCCCACATCAATGACTGGTCCCTCCTCTGACCACACAACAGGAAGTAGGTCTTGATTTCTAGATCTTCAGGTCATTCTACCATTTTAACATCAAAATCATTACATGAATTCTTTTGcatcaataaattaataattgttttaacaACTTCTGTTCCAGGTGGGTTTTACATGTACATTGAGGGTGACAGTGCTGTCCATGGCGACACGGCCCGTCTCCTCAGTGCAGAATGTGCTGATCCTCAACCTCAGTGTCTTCAGTTCTGGTATCACATGTATGGCTCCAGCTGGACCATGGGACTGAGCATCTACCTTCTGCAATATGGCAATGTGGCTAAAGAGGTGTGGAGAATGAGAGAAGACCAAGGAAACATGTGGCATCTTGCACGGGTGGACCTGAGACCAGATGTCAAGTTCCAGGTCAGTATATTTTAGAATGGTTTAAATTTTAAACACTAATCTATAACTTAGAATGCTTGAGCAGAGACATTTAAGAGGGAAAGGTAAATCTGTTATTGTTCTATCAGGTGATCTTTGAGGGGCGTAGAGGAAGCTCAGCCCGGTCAGATGTTGCCATTGATGACGTCTCACTGCACAGAGGAGCCTGTAGCGGTATGTTTCTACACTGCAGCAGAACTTAGTAAAAACATTCAGCTTTAAAATCTAGTCAACTTACTCAGCAAAATGACTACTATGTTTTGCTAAAAGTTTAACTTAATGTTTAAACAGTAGTAAATATCTTTCAGATTTACCAAACCAGGCAGCTCCATCTTCAGTTCCATTGCCACCAGCTGCAATAATGCCACAACCTGCACCCATCCAAACTGCAGAAATACCAAACACCTCAGCTTGTAAGCTCACTATCCACAATTGTAGAGTGATCACATTTTGTAATGATTGATGATGCCAAAAATTAACACTCCTGTTGAAATCTCTGAATCTTCCTTCATATGTAATTCAGTTATAAATGAATGAACTTTGCTTCTTTCCTCCAGCTTGTAGCATCGACTGTGATTTTGAAAAAGACATTTGCACTTGGACTCAGTTGGCGACTGACGTTTTTGATTGGACAAGAAATGGAGGCTCCACCCCCACATCAATGACTGGTCCCTCCTCTGACCACACAACAGGAAGTAGGTCTTGATTTCTAGATCTTCGGGTCATTCTACCATTTTAACATCAAAATCATTACATGAATTCTTTTGcatcaataaattaataattgttttaacaACTTCTGTTCCAGGTGGGTTTTACATGTACATTGAGGGTGACAGTGCTGTCCATGGCGACACGGCCCGTCTCCTCAGTGCAGAATGTGCTGATCCTCAACCTCAGTGTCTTCAGTTCTGGTATCACATGTATGGCTCCAGCTGGACCATGGGACTGAGCATCTACCTTCTGCAATATGGAAATGTGGCTAAAGAGGTGTGGAGAATGAGAGAAGACCAAGGAAACATGTGGCATCTTGCACGGGTGGACCTGAGACCAGATGTCAAGTTCCAGGTCAGTATATTTTAGAATGGTTTAAATTTTAAACACTAATCTATAACTTAGAATGTTTGAGCAGAGACATTTAAGAGGGAAAGGTAAATCTGTTATTTATCTATCAGGTGATCTTTGAGGGGCGTAGAGGAAGCTCAGCCCGGTCAGATGTTGCCATTGATGACGTCTCACTGCACAGAGGAGCCTGTAGCGGTATGTTTCTACACTGCAGCAGAACTTAGTAAAAACATTCAGCTTTAAAATCTAGTCAACTTACTCAGCAAAATGACTACTATGTTTTGCTAAAAGTTTAACTTAATGTTTAAACAGTAGTAAATATCTTTCAGATTTACCAAACCAGGCAGCTCCATCTTCAGTTCCATTGCCACCAGCTGCAATAATGCCACAACCTGCACCCATCCAAACTGCAGAAATACCAAACACCTCAGCTTGTAAGCTCACTATCCACAATTGCAGTGTGATCACATTTTGTAATTATTGATGATGCCAAAAATTAACACTCATGTTGAAATCTCTGAATCTTCCTTCATATGTAATTCAGTTATAAATGAATGAACTTTGCTTCTTTCCTCCAGCTTGTAGCATCGACTGTGATTTTGAAAAAGACATTTGCACTTGGACTCAGTTGGCGACTGACGTTTTTGATTGGACAAGAAATGGAGGCTCCACCCCCACATCAATGACTGGTCCCTCCTCTGACCACACAACAGGAAGTAGGTCCTATCTTCTAGAGCTACAGCATGAAAATTAAAGCAATTTTTTAACATCACCAAATTAATAGTATTTTTGCACAAATTATATGACAATTTCTTTGttcaataatttttatttttccttttccaGGTGGGTTTTACATGTACATTGAGGGTGACAGTGCTGTCCATGGCGACACGGCCCGTCTCCTCAGTGCAGAATGTGCTGATCCTCAACCTCAGTGTCTTCAGTTCTGGTATCACATGTATGGCTCCAGCTGGACCATGGGACTG from Carassius gibelio isolate Cgi1373 ecotype wild population from Czech Republic chromosome B2, carGib1.2-hapl.c, whole genome shotgun sequence encodes:
- the LOC127951165 gene encoding uncharacterized protein LOC127951165 isoform X42, translated to MSGDAYLRLLSIVAYLCVLNTEAHSGGFPLTLPDWTSNADYFAKCDFGSDLPASCDWTSEGPISAQKATDETSLHSESPSGVFRLKSGFLKISEDSCLEFWYHKLKKSSELKVLLEADFLQTVIWTSETSSTGDWRQVFVPLTKQSDKDNIQVIFERLKGLQDDEQTAFDKIGIRKGQCGPQCRRGGTFWTDKSTRCSCTDEQLICSHDPRSKDTFGTCHVASDPHYTTFDGVSFQFKSPCTYVLSKVCDDSGLLPEFAVEVQNENKGDSHVSSIQQVNINVHGLRVTMVRTERSKVMVNGIWKNLPLLLQKNKVTVNAQGDALVLQTDFKLSVLYLRSGAVQVIVPSHYSNRICGMCGNFNHETEDDFKIPDGSLVQDTHVLGQSVCGEPTLLRVCTDAEEQKYASEVYCGILTSRQGLFSTCSSVLNADSFFRSCMYDMCTTHGDPTALCDAIEAFSATCDKVGISVLAWRNTTFCPVACGPQSHYNACASGCPKTCSSQDATGSCGICEERCECDDGLMLSGGACVSADDCGCWANGQHYLVRETFMEGECEQQCQCLGNGNIQCSPTSCKTDEVCMVKDGVLGCFPSSPVTCSVYGDPHYITFDGKAYSFWGTCNYTIAKTCGATDTLFTITARNEGQNNSATSSLNSVALDMDGLHIVIGKNKQVSVNGGRVRLPADFGSSVSVFQSGPYAQVNTNFGLRLLFGNARLFVQVDERYRGVLCGLCGTYSGSQFDDFLTPDGNTVANPHEFASSWNTNDSDWTCTNGSPNPPECHPDLENDAYTKCSELFEDAFKECHWFVPPQIYVSSCVSDYCISKGDKAQLCTSLEDYVSACEIAEVLLPDWRNHTLCFADPLPTDDPKPSPSSASCPWSCNFEQDECGWEQLIQDSFDWTRWSGSTPTNFTGPAGDHTTGSGYYMYIEGDSVVHGDSARIMTPVCHTTGKQCLSFWFHMYGLANAMLLNLYIFENGRVFKIWSRTNNQGNSWYQGQVEIQPQQSFQIIIEGIRGSNPRSDVSIDDVSIMHGACVQDLDSTTLAPHPSTPNLHDPHPNCRMNCDFESDICSWTQPVTDVFDWTRHKGSTPTSMTGPSSDHTTGSGFYMYIEGDSAVHGDTARLLSAECADPQPQCLQFWYHMYGSSWTIGLSVYLLQYGNVAKEVWRMREDQGNMWHLARVDLRPDVKFQVIFEGRRGSSARSDVAIDDVSLHRGACSDLPNQAAPSSVPLPPAAIMPQLAPIQTAEIPNTSASCSIDCDFEKDICAWTQLATDVFDWTRNGGSTPTSMTGPSSDHTTGSGFYMYIEGDSAVHGDTARLLSAECADPQPQCLQFWYHMYGSSWTMGLSIYLLQYGNVAKEVWRMREDQGNMWHLARVDLRPDVKFQVIFEGRRGSSARSDVAIDDVSLHRGACSDLPNQAAPSSVPLPPAAIMPQLAPIQTAEIPNTSASCSIDCDFEKDICTWTQLATDVFDWTRNGGSTPTSMTGPSSDHTTGSGFYMYIEGDSAVHGDTARLLSAECADPQPQCLQFWYHMYGSSWTMGLSIYLLQYGNVAKEVWRMREDQGNMWHLARVDLRPDVKFQVIFEGRRGSSARSDVAIDDVSLHRGACSDLPNQAAPSSVPLPPAAIMPQPAPIQTAEIPNTSASCSIDCDFEKDICTWTQLATDVFDWTRNGGSTPTSMTGPSSDHTTGSGFYMYIEGDSAVHGDTARLLSAECADPQPQCLQFWYHMYGSSWTMGLSIYLLQYGNVAKEVWRMREDQGNMWHLARVDLRPDVKFQVIFEGRRGSSARSDVAIDDVSLHRGACSEITLLETHGNYDSISENIMDEEVAKKESWKATYDKITARRRRSLLFRERSRA
- the LOC127951165 gene encoding uncharacterized protein LOC127951165 isoform X41 — its product is MSGDAYLRLLSIVAYLCVLNTEAHSGGFPLTLPDWTSNADYFAKCDFGSDLPASCDWTSEGPISAQKATDETSLHSESPSGVFRLKSGFLKISEDSCLEFWYHKLKKSSELKVLLEADFLQTVIWTSETSSTGDWRQVFVPLTKQSDKDNIQVIFERLKGLQDDEQTAFDKIGIRKGQCGPQCRRGGTFWTDKSTRCSCTDEQLICSHDPRSKDTFGTCHVASDPHYTTFDGVSFQFKSPCTYVLSKVCDDSGLLPEFAVEVQNENKGDSHVSSIQQVNINVHGLRVTMVRTERSKVMVNGIWKNLPLLLQKNKVTVNAQGDALVLQTDFKLSVLYLRSGAVQVIVPSHYSNRICGMCGNFNHETEDDFKIPDGSLVQDTHVLGQSVCGEPTLLRVCTDAEEQKYASEVYCGILTSRQGLFSTCSSVLNADSFFRSCMYDMCTTHGDPTALCDAIEAFSATCDKVGISVLAWRNTTFCPVACGPQSHYNACASGCPKTCSSQDATGSCGICEERCECDDGLMLSGGACVSADDCGCWANGQHYLVRETFMEGECEQQCQCLGNGNIQCSPTSCKTDEVCMVKDGVLGCFPSSPVTCSVYGDPHYITFDGKAYSFWGTCNYTIAKTCGATDTLFTITARNEGQNNSATSSLNSVALDMDGLHIVIGKNKQVSVNGGRVRLPADFGSSVSVFQSGPYAQVNTNFGLRLLFGNARLFVQVDERYRGVLCGLCGTYSGSQFDDFLTPDGNTVANPHEFASSWNTNDSDWTCTNGSPNPPECHPDLENDAYTKCSELFEDAFKECHWFVPPQIYVSSCVSDYCISKGDKAQLCTSLEDYVSACEIAEVLLPDWRNHTLCFADPLPTDDPKPSPSSASCPWSCNFEQDECGWEQLIQDSFDWTRWSGSTPTNFTGPAGDHTTGSGYYMYIEGDSVVHGDSARIMTPVCHTTGKQCLSFWFHMYGLANAMLLNLYIFENGRVFKIWSRTNNQGNSWYQGQVEIQPQQSFQIIIEGIRGSNPRSDVSIDDVSIMHGACVQDLDSTTLAPHPSTPNLHDPHPNCRMNCDFESDICSWTQPVTDVFDWTRHKGSTPTSMTGPSSDHTTGSGFYMYIEGDSAVHGDTARLLSAECADPQPQCLQFWYHMYGSSWTIGLSVYLLQYGNVAKEVWRMREDQGNMWHLARVDLRPDVKFQVIFEGRRGSSARSDVAIDDVSLHRGACSDLPNQAAPSSVPLPPAAIMPQLAPIQTAEIPNTSASCSIDCDFEKDICAWTQLATDVFDWTRNGGSTPTSMTGPSSDHTTGSGFYMYIEGDSAVHGDTARLLSAECADPQPQCLQFWYHMYGSSWTMGLSIYLLQYGNVAKEVWRMREDQGNMWHLARVDLRPDVKFQVIFEGRRGSSARSDVAIDDVSLHRGACSDLPNQAAPSSVPLPPAAIMPQPAPIQTAEIPNTSASCGISCDFEKDICTWTQLATDVFDWTRNGGSTPTSMTGPSSDHTTGSGFYMYIEGDSAVHGDTARLLSAECADPQPQCLQFWYHMYGSSWTMGLSVYLLQYGNVAKEVWRMREDQGNMWHLARVDLRPDVKFQVIFEGRRGSSARSDVAIDDVSLHRGACSDLPNQAAPSSVPLPPAAIMPQPAPIQTAEIPNTSASCSIDCDFEKDICTWTQLATDVFDWTRNGGSTPTSMTGPSSDHTTGSGFYMYIEGDSAVHGDTARLLSAECADPQPQCLQFWYHMYGSSWTMGLSIYLLQYGNVAKEVWRMREDQGNMWHLARVDLRPDVKFQVIFEGRRGSSARSDVAIDDVSLHRGACSEITLLETHGNYDSISENIMDEEVAKKESWKATYDKITARRRRSLLFRERSRA
- the LOC127951165 gene encoding MAM and LDL-receptor class A domain-containing protein 1 isoform X25, translating into MSGDAYLRLLSIVAYLCVLNTEAHSGGFPLTLPDWTSNADYFAKCDFGSDLPASCDWTSEGPISAQKATDETSLHSESPSGVFRLKSGFLKISEDSCLEFWYHKLKKSSELKVLLEADFLQTVIWTSETSSTGDWRQVFVPLTKQSDKDNIQVIFERLKGLQDDEQTAFDKIGIRKGQCGPQCRRGGTFWTDKSTRCSCTDEQLICSHDPRSKDTFGTCHVASDPHYTTFDGVSFQFKSPCTYVLSKVCDDSGLLPEFAVEVQNENKGDSHVSSIQQVNINVHGLRVTMVRTERSKVMVNGIWKNLPLLLQKNKVTVNAQGDALVLQTDFKLSVLYLRSGAVQVIVPSHYSNRICGMCGNFNHETEDDFKIPDGSLVQDTHVLGQSVCGEPTLLRVCTDAEEQKYASEVYCGILTSRQGLFSTCSSVLNADSFFRSCMYDMCTTHGDPTALCDAIEAFSATCDKVGISVLAWRNTTFCPVACGPQSHYNACASGCPKTCSSQDATGSCGICEERCECDDGLMLSGGACVSADDCGCWANGQHYLVRETFMEGECEQQCQCLGNGNIQCSPTSCKTDEVCMVKDGVLGCFPSSPVTCSVYGDPHYITFDGKAYSFWGTCNYTIAKTCGATDTLFTITARNEGQNNSATSSLNSVALDMDGLHIVIGKNKQVSVNGGRVRLPADFGSSVSVFQSGPYAQVNTNFGLRLLFGNARLFVQVDERYRGVLCGLCGTYSGSQFDDFLTPDGNTVANPHEFASSWNTNDSDWTCTNGSPNPPECHPDLENDAYTKCSELFEDAFKECHWFVPPQIYVSSCVSDYCISKGDKAQLCTSLEDYVSACEIAEVLLPDWRNHTLCFADPLPTDDPKPSPSSASCPWSCNFEQDECGWEQLIQDSFDWTRWSGSTPTNFTGPAGDHTTGSGYYMYIEGDSVVHGDSARIMTPVCHTTGKQCLSFWFHMYGLANAMLLNLYIFENGRVFKIWSRTNNQGNSWYQGQVEIQPQQSFQIIIEGIRGSNPRSDVSIDDVSIMHGACVQDLDSTTLAPHPSTPNLHDPHPNCRMNCDFESDICSWTQPVTDVFDWTRHKGSTPTSMTGPSSDHTTGSGFYMYIEGDSAVHGDTARLLSAECADPQPQCLQFWYHMYGSSWTIGLSVYLLQYGNVAKEVWRMREDQGNMWHLARVDLRPDVKFQVIFEGRRGSSARSDVAIDDVSLHRGACSDLPNQAAPSSVPLPPAAIMPQLAPIQTAEIPNTSASCSIDCDFEKDICAWTQLATDVFDWTRNGGSTPTSMTGPSSDHTTGSGFYMYIEGDSAVHGDTARLLSAECADPQPQCLQFWYHMYGSSWTMGLSIYLLQYGNVAKEVWRMREDQGNMWHLARVDLRPDVKFQVIFEGRRGSSARSDVAIDDVSLHRGACSDLPNQAAPSSVPLPPAAIMPQPAPIQTAEIPNTSASCGISCDFEKDICTWTQLATDVFDWTRNGGSTPTSMTGPSSDHTTGSGFYMYIEGDSAVHGDTARLLSAECADPQPQCLQFWYHMYGSSWTMGLSVYLLQYGNVAKEVWRMREDQGNMWHLARVDLRPDVKFQVIFEGRRGSSARSDVAIDDVSLHRGACSDLPNQAAPSSVPLPPAAIMPQLAPIQTAEIPNTSASCSIDCDFEKDICTWTQLATDVFDWTRNGGSTPTSMTGPSSDHTTGSGFYMYIEGDSAVHGDTARLLSAECADPQPQCLQFWYHMYGSSWTMGLSIYLLQYGNVAKEVWRMREDQGNMWHLARVDLRPDVKFQVIFEGRRGSSARSDVAIDDVSLHRGACSDLPNQAAPSSVPLPPAAIMPQPAPIQTAEIPNTSASCSIDCDFEKDICTWTQLATDVFDWTRNGGSTPTSMTGPSSDHTTGSGFYMYIEGDSAVHGDTARLLSAECADPQPQCLQFWYHMYGSSWTMGLSIYLLQYGNVAKEVWRMREDQGNMWHLARVDLRPDVKFQVIFEGRRGSSARSDVAIDDVSLHRGACSEITLLETHGNYDSISENIMDEEVAKKESWKATYDKITARRRRSLLFRERSRA